In Jannaschia sp. CCS1, the DNA window CGGGGTCTTTTTCCAGCCTCCGGCACCTTCTGGTTGGTGTTCGTGCCATAAGCGGTCTGGGTGGGTTAGCGCTGTCCCTGGCCCAGGCCCCGCTAACTGCGGTCGTAGATGTCCTCGTAGCGCACGATATCATCCTCGCCCAGATAGGCCCCGGTCTGGACCTCGATCAGATACATCGGCAGCTTGCCGGGGTTGGCCATCCGGTGCACGGCACCAAGCGGGATGTAGACGCCTTCGTTTTCGGTCACGAGCTTGACCTCGTCATCAATCGTCACCTCGGCGGTGCCCGCCACGACGATCCAATGCTCAGATCGGTGGTGATGGCTTTGCAGGCTCAGCACGCCACCCGGCTTGACCATGATCCGTTTGACCTGAAAGCGACCATCCATACACAGGGTCTCGTACCAGCCCCAGGGGCGGTGAAAGCGGGGGTAATCATCGGCCTGGGCCACACCGGCCGCGCGCAGGGTGGCGACGACGGCCTTCACATCCTGGGCCCGGTCCTTGGGGGCCACCAGAACCGCATCGCGCATGGCCACGGCGACCATTCCATCCAGGCCAAGGCCCACCAGCTGCATCGCATCATCATCGGAATGCAGGTAGCTGTCGCGGCATTCCAGCGCCGTGACCGGACCATGGGTTGCAACCCCATCGGCGTCGCGCGCGCTGACCTGCCACAGGGCATCCCAGGCGCCCAGGTCAGACCAGCCACAGTCCAGGGGCACGGCACTGACAGAGGCGGCTTTCTCCATCACCGCGAAATCGAACGAGATCGCCTGGCACCCGCCATAGGCCTCGGCCTCCAGCCGGAAGAAGCCCAGATCGGCCTTGCCGCCCGCAATGGCCGCCCGGCAAGGGGGCAGCAGATCAGGCGCGTGGGTTTCGAATGCGGTGATGACGTCAGAGGCGCGGAACAGGAACATGCCCGCGTTCCACAGGTAGGTCCCGGCCTCCAGAAAAGTGCGGGCGGTGGCGGCGTCCGGTTTCTCCTGAAAGCTTCTGACCTCGACCAGGGCGCCGTCGGGGGTATTGGCCAGTTCCAGATAGCCATAGCCCGTCTCGGGACGGTCCGGGGTGATCCCAAAGGTTACCATCGCGCCCGTCTCGGCGGACGGACGGCCTTGGGCAATCGCTTTCAGAAACGCAGGCACATCCTCGATCACGTGGTCCGACGATGCCACAAACATCAACGCGTCCGGGTCATCAGCGGCCAGCAGCAGCGCGGCGCTCAGCACGGCAGGTGCGGTGTCGCGGGGGCTGGGTTCAATGACCACGCGGGCATCCCCAAGCCCGATATCAGCGGCTTGATCCGTGGCCATGAAACGGAACTCTTCCGCCGTCATGATCAATGGCGCGGCGAAATCTGGCCCGGCAAACCGTTTGAGCGTCGCCTGATACAGGCTGTCGCGGCCCAGAAGCGGCGCGAACTGCTTTGGATAGGCCTTGCGGGAAGCAGGCCAAAGGCGGGTTCCGGCCCCGCCGCACAGGATGATAGGATGTATCATGGGCGGTCCTTCGGTGCAGATTGGGTTATGCCTCATCGGCGCAATCAAAATGATGGATACCGTCTATGATCATTCGATGGCCAGTCTCAAGCCGATTGACGTCCTATGATCGGCATGTCGCGGTATTGCGTGAGGCCCGGTCCCTCTGATGAGGGTCGCGGTTCCCTGAACAAGCGCTCACGATGGGCACAGGTGGCCAACGCATCTGAGGGGTCGCATGCGAAACTGTGCCTGTTCAAGGACTGGCCTTACATTCGTCACATGATAACTCGTATGGCCTTTCATGAGCAGAAATACGCCTCTACGCGGATACCGGTACCAAAGCAGCAGAGGACATTGCCGCCGGGGTATGGGGGAGATTGCGATGTGTGTTAAGGGCCGGTTTGATCCATAGTCTTGCGTCCCGGCCCCAGACTTGGCACAGCACCGCCATGGACAGTGACGGCTATGAAATTGAAACCCATGTGGGCCGCCGCCGCGCCATGCGTTATCATTTCTGGATCGACCACGAGATCCTGCGCTACCCCTGGACCAATTTCGACGAAATCGCCCCCGGTGTGTTCCGCTCCAACCATCCCACGCGCGCCCGCTTCAAGGCTTATGCGGAGCGTGGGATCAAAACCATCCTCACCCTGCGTGGCGGGGAGGACCGGCCCCATCATCTGCTAGAGGTGGAGGCTTGCCGCGATTTTGGCCTGACCTTTGAATGTGTTCCGATGTCCGCGCGCCATGCCCCCACGGTGGCGCAGTTGAGCGCCGTGTTCGAGGTCCTGGACCGGATCGAGCGTCCGTTCCTGATACATTGTAAATCTGGCGCGGACCGCACCGGGTTGGTCTCGGCAATCTATCTGATGCACTATGAAAACATCCCCTTTGACCAGGCACGGGTGCAGCTGAGTTTCCGCTATATTCATATTCGGCGCAGCCAGACCGGGATCCTGGACGTTTTCCTGGAAGCCTTCGCCGCGCGCCATGCCGAGAC includes these proteins:
- a CDS encoding mannose-1-phosphate guanylyltransferase/mannose-6-phosphate isomerase, which produces MIHPIILCGGAGTRLWPASRKAYPKQFAPLLGRDSLYQATLKRFAGPDFAAPLIMTAEEFRFMATDQAADIGLGDARVVIEPSPRDTAPAVLSAALLLAADDPDALMFVASSDHVIEDVPAFLKAIAQGRPSAETGAMVTFGITPDRPETGYGYLELANTPDGALVEVRSFQEKPDAATARTFLEAGTYLWNAGMFLFRASDVITAFETHAPDLLPPCRAAIAGGKADLGFFRLEAEAYGGCQAISFDFAVMEKAASVSAVPLDCGWSDLGAWDALWQVSARDADGVATHGPVTALECRDSYLHSDDDAMQLVGLGLDGMVAVAMRDAVLVAPKDRAQDVKAVVATLRAAGVAQADDYPRFHRPWGWYETLCMDGRFQVKRIMVKPGGVLSLQSHHHRSEHWIVVAGTAEVTIDDEVKLVTENEGVYIPLGAVHRMANPGKLPMYLIEVQTGAYLGEDDIVRYEDIYDRS
- a CDS encoding tyrosine-protein phosphatase; translated protein: MDSDGYEIETHVGRRRAMRYHFWIDHEILRYPWTNFDEIAPGVFRSNHPTRARFKAYAERGIKTILTLRGGEDRPHHLLEVEACRDFGLTFECVPMSARHAPTVAQLSAVFEVLDRIERPFLIHCKSGADRTGLVSAIYLMHYENIPFDQARVQLSFRYIHIRRSQTGILDVFLEAFAARHAETGIGIRDWIMTEYDEAALTASFDQRQRNLWPWEGWRSGVS